The sequence ATATACCCAGGGGGAGAGTACATAAAAAGTCATACTTCCTACAAAACCCAGGACCAACACCATTATAAAGGTCCTTATACCGGCAAAACTTTCTGTTTTTTCTTTTATCGCAGCGTGTTCCCGCTCCAGTCCTATTATTGCACCTATACCTATGGCAACAAACAACCTGATGATAAAATCAGTCTGCGATAATTGGAATGTACCGGTATCGATGAGGAAGTCGTCCATGGTCCTGGATTATTGTTTACCTGCTTTTAAGATAGTTATTTTATTGCATTAGGATATTGTTGCTGAAATCGCGATATTGCTTTACTACTATTAGCTGTATACATAGGCCCTGATTGGTGGATAGGCTTGTTTCATTTTAAAACTATGTATTACATGGAAAAAAAATTCCTGGTTGTCGCTATTTTAATTCTTTCAGGTATAGGCAATGTCATAGGGCAGGCAATTCCGCAAAAGACCATTCTAATCAACAATGTCCAGATTTTTAATGGTAAAGATGAAAAGCTGCTTACCGGAAATGTGTTGATCGTTGGTGGCCTTATTTCAAAAGTTTCTTCAACGCCAATTCCCACCAATAAAAGCGCTAACACGATCATAATTGATGGTAAAGGTAAATTTTTAATGCCCGGATTGATCGATGCCCATGCGCATACCATGATGGATGCGATTCCGCTGCAACTGGCCATGGTATCCGATATCGGTTACGTGAATTTATTTGCCGCCAACTCTGCCGGCAAACAATTGATGCGGGGTTTTACCACCGTGCGCGATATGGGTGGCGCCTCCTTTAGCCTGAAAACAGCCATTGACCAGGGGCTTGTAAACGGCCCCAGGATTTATCCTTCAGGGGCTACCATTTCGCAAACCGGTGGGCATGGTGATTTTGGCATGCCTACTGATGTACCCCGCCAGGTTGGTGCGCCATTATCTTACTTTGAGAAAACGGGTATGACCAGCATTGCCGACGGCGCTGACCAGGTGCTGATGCGCACCCGTGAGCAATTGCGGCAGGGTGCTTCCCAAATCAAACTGATGGCCGGTGGCGGCGTTTCTTCTAATTATGACCCTATTGATGTTGCACAATATACAGAGGCCGAGTTTAAGTCTGCAGTTGCTGCTGCTGAGAACTGGGGCACTTATGTTGCGGTGCATGCCTATACGCCCAAGGCAATTACTGCTGCAATTACGGCTGGTGTGAAATGCATTGAACATGGCCAGTTGATGGATGAGCCTACTGCAAAGCTGATGGCGGCAAAAGGGACATGGTTATGCCTGCAGCCGTTTTTGGATGACGAGGATGCAACCCCATTCCCGGAAGGGTCCGATAACAGGGCCAAACAATTGCAAATGTTTTCGGGTACAGATAACGCTTACAAGCTTGCCATAAAATACAAGTTGAAAATGGCGTTTGGTACTGATTGCCTTTTCGATGCAAAAATTGCCCGGCGCCAGGGCATCCAGCTAACGAAATTGACCCGTTGGTTCACACCGTATGAGATATTGAAAATGGCAACATCCACCAATGCGGAATTATTGGCCATGTCGGGCTTTCGGAATCCTTATAAAAACAAATTAGGCGTCATTGAAGAAGGCGCTTATGCCGACCTGTTAGTAGTGGATGGCAACCCGCTCCAGGATATTAAACTGGTCGAAGACCCTGAGAATAATTTCCTCGTCATTATGAAGAATGGTGTGGTCTATAAAAACAACCTGAAATAATCAGGCACAACAGAAGGACAAAATGCCATTGAAATTCACTGTTTGAATACACGCAGCTAAGCTATACCTTTAGGGATTAACCCTTTTGTATGGATTTTGTAGCGCTGCTTTTATTCGGAGTCCTGATTGCGGTTATACTGCATCTTAAGGCAAAGTTGTTTATTAAGTTGGATCATGTGACCATCAATATTCATTGCGCTGGCCATACTGTTAGTTGTTACCGCCTAACTAACCAGGGAAGTGAATAATTCCAAAAGGATTTGAAAAAGTTATACCATACCGATGTTGACGCAGTTGTGGTTGGTTCCGGACCTAATGGACTTGCTGCTGCGATCACCTTGCAGCAACGTGGATTATCGGTTGTGGTAGTTGAAGCAAGACCAACCATTGGGGGTGGAATGCGCACCGCTGAAGTAACATTGCCGGGTTTCAAACATGATATCTGTTCAGCCATTCATCCATTAGCTGTATCGGCACCATTTTTCAGGAACATCCCCCTGGAAAAATTTGGATTGTCTTTTGTCCATCCACAAATATGTGCTGCACACCCATTCGATGATGGATCAGCTGCTGCATTATACCCTTCGCTTGAACAAACAGCTGCAGCATTGGGAAAGGACCGCGAAAATTACCTGGCATTGATGCAGGAGCTGGAGCAGGACTGGCCGAAAATTATTGATGATATTCTGGCGCCATTAAGGGTTCCGAAACATCCGGTGGAGATGGCGCGCTTTGGCCTGAAAGCATTTGTGCCTGCCAGCTATATATTGCGCAGGTTTTCAGGGGAGCCTGCAAAGGCTTTGTTCGCCGGTATGGCAGCCCATGGGATCCTTCCGCTGAACGCCGCAGCTACTGCTGCGTTTGGCCTTGTTTTGATGGCTGCCGGGCATACTGCCGGATGGCCCATACCAGTTGGCGGATCCCAATCAATTGCCAATGCCCTGGGTGATTATTTCATTTCCATAGGGGGTAAAATTGAAACCGGTTTTGAAGTGCGCTCTTTATCCCAATTACCTTCAACCAAAGCTATTTTGTTTGATACTACGCCGCAGCAATTATTGACCATCGCCGGACAGGATTTTTCTGCTTTCTACAAGTGGCAGTTGAAACGTTTTCGCTATGGATTGGGGGTATTTAAAATAGATTGGGCCCTGGATGGGGCTATCCCTTTTACAGCGCCTGAATGCCGGTCTGCAGGTACGGTCCACCTGGGCAATCGATTTGCCGATATTGCCCAGGCAGAGGCAGATACACATAATGGCCATCACCCTGGAAAGCCATTTGTACTATTGGCACAACAGTCCCTGTTTGACCCAATGCGTGCCCCGGAAGGAAAACAGGTGGCCTGGGCATATTGCCATGTGCCAAACGGATCCACACAAAACATGACTGACCAGATCGAAGCCCAGGTGGAAAGATTTGCACCAGGCTTCCGCGACCTGATCATCGGCCGGCATGTGATGAATACAGTTGCTATGGAAGGGTATAATGCAAATTATATCGGTGGCGATATCAATGGCGGGATCCAGGACCTCGGACAATTGTTTTCAAGGCCTGCTCTTCGCTGGTCGCCTTATCGCACCAGCACTAAAGGGATCTACATTTGCTCCTCATCTACACCACCTGGTGGCGGAGTGCATGGAATGTGCGGATTTCATGCCGCAAACCGGGCCTATAAAGATATATTTATGTAAATTTTGCGATGAATATGATTGATCAAAAACCACTCCTTACTGAAGACTGGACAGCTGTTATTTTAGGCTTTGCAATTATTGTTTTAGTGCTTGCAGGATTGCCTATTGCAATGCCTGCGTATGGATGGAAATCGGCCGGTGATTTCGGTAACAAAATTTTATCCGGTGGAAACCTTTGGCAAATGCTGCTCTTGTCTGCAGGGATGTTGCTGATCGCACTGGTGGGTGCAAAACTCTTCAATAAATCCATTTCCAGCCTGCTGGTCACTTTCCCGGTCGTATTAGTGCTATCATTGCTGGCCATGATATTGGCGGGGAACAGCCAGGTGAAAGCATTGAACCTCGAAGCAGTGATCTTCAGCCTTGGGCTAGGCCT comes from Flavihumibacter fluvii and encodes:
- a CDS encoding metal-dependent hydrolase family protein, with the translated sequence MEKKFLVVAILILSGIGNVIGQAIPQKTILINNVQIFNGKDEKLLTGNVLIVGGLISKVSSTPIPTNKSANTIIIDGKGKFLMPGLIDAHAHTMMDAIPLQLAMVSDIGYVNLFAANSAGKQLMRGFTTVRDMGGASFSLKTAIDQGLVNGPRIYPSGATISQTGGHGDFGMPTDVPRQVGAPLSYFEKTGMTSIADGADQVLMRTREQLRQGASQIKLMAGGGVSSNYDPIDVAQYTEAEFKSAVAAAENWGTYVAVHAYTPKAITAAITAGVKCIEHGQLMDEPTAKLMAAKGTWLCLQPFLDDEDATPFPEGSDNRAKQLQMFSGTDNAYKLAIKYKLKMAFGTDCLFDAKIARRQGIQLTKLTRWFTPYEILKMATSTNAELLAMSGFRNPYKNKLGVIEEGAYADLLVVDGNPLQDIKLVEDPENNFLVIMKNGVVYKNNLK
- a CDS encoding phytoene desaturase family protein → MKKLYHTDVDAVVVGSGPNGLAAAITLQQRGLSVVVVEARPTIGGGMRTAEVTLPGFKHDICSAIHPLAVSAPFFRNIPLEKFGLSFVHPQICAAHPFDDGSAAALYPSLEQTAAALGKDRENYLALMQELEQDWPKIIDDILAPLRVPKHPVEMARFGLKAFVPASYILRRFSGEPAKALFAGMAAHGILPLNAAATAAFGLVLMAAGHTAGWPIPVGGSQSIANALGDYFISIGGKIETGFEVRSLSQLPSTKAILFDTTPQQLLTIAGQDFSAFYKWQLKRFRYGLGVFKIDWALDGAIPFTAPECRSAGTVHLGNRFADIAQAEADTHNGHHPGKPFVLLAQQSLFDPMRAPEGKQVAWAYCHVPNGSTQNMTDQIEAQVERFAPGFRDLIIGRHVMNTVAMEGYNANYIGGDINGGIQDLGQLFSRPALRWSPYRTSTKGIYICSSSTPPGGGVHGMCGFHAANRAYKDIFM